GCAACTACTACCGGCGCGCCATCGACAGCACCAATTTCCACATCGGCACGGACAGCAGGGGTCAATTTCTCCGCGCAGGCCTCCACGAATGCTTTGGCTATGGGCTCGGCTTGGAAGCCTTCGACGGGAAGAAACCCTGAGTCCTCATCGAGACCAAAGATGATCGTTCCGCCTTTTCCGTTGGCAAAAGCAGACACCGACCGCGTTATCTTCCTGGGAAGGCCTCCGCCAGCTGCTTTTACTTCGACCATGCTGGTGTCTTTGCCTATGGCACGCAGATTGTGAACAATCCGCTCAATTTCTTCTAGGTCCATCGCTTCCCCGCTTGCCTCTCACCTTCAGCCGAGCATTACACATAACACTACACAAACACTCAACACAACACTGCACATGTTGAGTGTTGTGTTGAGTGTTGGGTGTTCACGCCGCGCTTCCCTTTGGCTCCGGCAGATCGCGGCCTTTAGCCTTGGCCTCGCAGCGCACGCTTTAATTCGCTGCCAATAATGGTGCGCGCAATCAGTGCATCCGAAATGATCCCGCCCATCTGGACGAACGGATGGACTTGGCCCTTAAATTCGATAGAGCTCACTACATTTCCCGCATTGAGCATCCGCCCAACGTAGTCACTTACTTCAGAGACCAACGGATCAAGTTCACCGGTAATCACCGTCGCTGGAGGCAGCCCCGCCAGATCGCCATTCCTGCCGGGAGACATACGGATATCCGTGCGGTCTGCAGCGCCAGCATAAGAATCATAAAAATAGTTAAGGCGCCGCCTGGTGAGGTAATAGCCATCGCTAAAATCCGAATGGGATTGCGTGTCAAAGGTGGATAAATCCATGACGGGGTAAATCAGCACCTGATGAGCCAGCTGATCGCGCAGTTCTTGTGCGATCACCGCTGCGATATTGCCGCCCGCGCTGTCTCCGCCCACGGCAACGCGCGTTGGATCGATGCCGATCCCCAATTCTCCTTGTAGCACCCCGTCTACTACTGCACGGCAATCATCTAGTGGCGCCGGGAAAGGGTGCTCCGGTGCACGGCGATAGTGCACGCTGATACAGATGATTCCCGCTTCTGCGGCAATGTCCCGCACGGTTGTATCCGTGGTCTCTAAATCCCCCAGCACCCAGCCGCCGCCGTGGAAGAAGATGAAGGCAGGCGCTGCTGGGGCATCGGCAAGCGCGGGCGCCTGTGGCACATAAACCCGCACCGTGACACCGCGCACCGAGGTCTCGTACACGGAAACCATCGGGGTTTTCTTGCCCCAAGCCGCTGCCGTCTTCTGCTGGGCGGCGCGGTTTTCTTCAGGAGTACGCGTGTCCAGCTGTGGGGCATCCCTGTTCAGGTCGAGGAATTTTTGGGCTTCGGGCTGAATAAACACCATAAAAATACTTTCCAGTGCTGCATCTATTGGGCAATGCAAGCACTCATAATCGCGGGGTTAAGTAGCGGAAAGGCCCGCCGGGTGTTCCGGCAGGCCTTCTTTGCTTGCTGCTTTTTCTTATCGGGAATGCGCGTTGCGCGGCTGCGCAGTTTCAAATGCTCCTGGAGCCGCTCCGGGGACATCTTCCACATGCTGCGGTCCGCGTGCCCGGGCTTGGTGTATTTCTTGCGTTGAGCCATGCCGTCACCTCCTAACCTGTGAGGTGACTAAGCATAGCGTGCCCAGGGCAGATTAGCAGCTCTTAGTGTCCGCGCTCTTGCTCGATGGCCTTGCCCTCGTTCCAGAAGGGCACGAGCTTGTTATCGAATAGGGACAGCGCGGCGCCGATGGCCATGTGCATATCCAAGTACTGATAGGTGCCCAAGCGGCCGCCGAATA
This is a stretch of genomic DNA from Corynebacterium accolens. It encodes these proteins:
- a CDS encoding alpha/beta hydrolase, with the protein product MVFIQPEAQKFLDLNRDAPQLDTRTPEENRAAQQKTAAAWGKKTPMVSVYETSVRGVTVRVYVPQAPALADAPAAPAFIFFHGGGWVLGDLETTDTTVRDIAAEAGIICISVHYRRAPEHPFPAPLDDCRAVVDGVLQGELGIGIDPTRVAVGGDSAGGNIAAVIAQELRDQLAHQVLIYPVMDLSTFDTQSHSDFSDGYYLTRRRLNYFYDSYAGAADRTDIRMSPGRNGDLAGLPPATVITGELDPLVSEVSDYVGRMLNAGNVVSSIEFKGQVHPFVQMGGIISDALIARTIIGSELKRALRGQG